In Chthonomonas sp., a single genomic region encodes these proteins:
- a CDS encoding aminotransferase class I/II-fold pyridoxal phosphate-dependent enzyme, translated as MNPIDDFRSDTVTRPTPEMLDAMASAQVGDDVLGDDPTVIELENEVAAMAGMEAGVFVPSGTMGNQMAIATWTTPGDAVIAEEDSHVFFYEGGAPALFAGVMSRGIASERGVLDLDEVRKRITKKSFVTPGSTLLCIENTHNRAGGTLTSLGQMAALSGLAHESGMKVHLDGARAWNAHVALGVTLAELTSTVDSVTLCLSKGLGAPVGSVLCGGGEFIAEARNWRKRFGGGMRQAGILAAAGQVAVRTMVDRLAEDHDRSKRLGAALQGVSGIRVWTDRIESNMVMVETPGPAVEWMNRLRELGVWTMLPAERRIRLVLHHHITDKSLERCVTGFKTVARQLVR; from the coding sequence ATGAACCCGATCGACGACTTTCGAAGTGATACCGTAACACGTCCGACGCCCGAGATGTTGGACGCGATGGCGTCGGCGCAAGTGGGCGATGACGTCCTTGGCGATGACCCCACGGTGATCGAGCTGGAGAACGAGGTTGCAGCGATGGCGGGGATGGAGGCCGGAGTCTTCGTGCCGAGCGGGACCATGGGGAACCAAATGGCGATCGCGACTTGGACGACTCCGGGCGATGCGGTGATTGCCGAGGAAGACTCGCACGTGTTCTTCTACGAAGGCGGCGCGCCTGCGCTGTTCGCGGGAGTCATGAGCCGTGGGATCGCCTCGGAACGCGGAGTCCTGGACCTCGACGAGGTCCGAAAGCGGATCACCAAGAAGAGCTTCGTCACACCGGGATCGACGCTGCTGTGCATCGAGAACACGCACAATCGCGCGGGCGGGACCCTGACTTCATTGGGGCAGATGGCGGCTTTGAGCGGATTGGCCCACGAATCGGGCATGAAGGTTCACTTGGATGGTGCGCGCGCTTGGAATGCTCACGTCGCGCTAGGAGTTACGCTGGCGGAACTGACCTCGACGGTGGACTCCGTGACCCTATGCCTCAGCAAGGGACTCGGGGCACCGGTGGGGTCGGTGTTGTGTGGTGGCGGCGAGTTCATCGCCGAGGCGCGGAACTGGCGGAAGCGGTTCGGCGGTGGAATGCGTCAGGCAGGCATTTTGGCAGCCGCAGGTCAGGTGGCGGTCCGTACCATGGTGGACCGTCTCGCGGAAGATCACGACCGCTCGAAACGGCTGGGCGCGGCGCTTCAGGGCGTCTCGGGCATTCGCGTTTGGACGGATCGCATCGAGAGCAACATGGTGATGGTCGAAACCCCTGGGCCCGCCGTGGAATGGATGAACCGGCTACGCGAACTGGGCGTTTGGACGATGCTCCCTGCGGAGCGTCGCATCCGGCTTGTCCTGCATCACCACATTACCGACAAATCGCTGGAACGGTGCGTTACCGGGTTCAAGACCGTGGCGCGGCAGCTTGTCCGGTGA